The genomic interval AAGCCGCTGGCGGACGACACCGGGAAGCCGCTGATCCGGCACGTCGTCGAGCGGGTGGCGGAGGCGCGGAGCGTGCACCGCGTGGTCGTCGCCACCGACGACGAACGCATCCGCGAGGCGGTCGGGGCCTTCGGCGCCGAGGCCGTCATGACCGGCGAACACGACAACGGGACCTCACGGATCGCCGAGGCCGTGGACGCCCTGGAAGCCGGCGGTGGGGAGCCCTTCGACGTCGTGCTCAACGTGCAGGGCGACGAGCCCGAGGTGCCGGCCGCCACCATCGACGCGCTCGTTATGGGGCTGATCGCCCGACCCGACGCCGACATGGCCACGCTCGCCAGCGTGTTCGAGCCCGGCGAAGACCCGGCCAACACGAACATCGTGAAGCTCGTCGCCGACCGCCGCGGGTTCGCGATGTACTTCTCCCGCAGCCTCGTGCCCTTTGACCGCGACGCCGAACGCCTCGGCCGCCGCCCCGGCATGACCGATCCGGCCCGGGGTGGCGGGAGCCACCCCGGCTGGACGCTGCCCGGGCCCGGCCCCTTCAAGCACCCCGGCCTGTACGCCTACCGCCGCGCCTTCCTCCGCACCTACGCGTCGCTCCCGCCGGCCCCGCTCGAGGAAACCGAGAAGCTCGAGCAGCTGCGCGTGCTCGAGCACGGCCACCGCATCGCCGTGGTCCTCGCCGCCGCCCCGCACCCCGGCATCGACACGCCCGAGCAGTACGACGACTTCGTGAAGCGTTGGACCGCCGCGAATCCCGCTTGAGCGTCCGCCGTTTCGCCCCGCGACACCGGCTCGGTCAGCGTTCCAGCGCCCGCCCCGGGTGCCCCGCCGGCAGGTCCTCGCGGACCTCGGC from Phycisphaera mikurensis NBRC 102666 carries:
- the kdsB gene encoding 3-deoxy-manno-octulosonate cytidylyltransferase produces the protein MPPAAPRVLAVLPARFASTRFPGKPLADDTGKPLIRHVVERVAEARSVHRVVVATDDERIREAVGAFGAEAVMTGEHDNGTSRIAEAVDALEAGGGEPFDVVLNVQGDEPEVPAATIDALVMGLIARPDADMATLASVFEPGEDPANTNIVKLVADRRGFAMYFSRSLVPFDRDAERLGRRPGMTDPARGGGSHPGWTLPGPGPFKHPGLYAYRRAFLRTYASLPPAPLEETEKLEQLRVLEHGHRIAVVLAAAPHPGIDTPEQYDDFVKRWTAANPA